The Brevinema andersonii sequence CTTTTATACCAGCCACAGAAAATCCAAATACAGGCGTACGCGCAGCAGAAGCTTCTAAAGCCGTGATACCCCAACCTTCTTTTTCTGTTGTAAACAAAAACCCCTCTGCTTTGCTCAATAATTCTATTTTTTCTGCCTCGCTGATAAAACCTAAAAATTTAACTTTATTTTCAAGATTTAACTTTTTAACTAATTGTTTCAAATGAGATTCTTCCTTTCCTTTGCCTGCAATGACAAGTTCTGTATAAGGGAATTGTCGGTTGACTAGTGAAAACAGTTTTATGCTTAAATCTATCCGTTTTGCCTTAGTAAGGCGTCCCACAGAACAAAATAATCCAGGAGTTTTATCGTTATTGACAAAAAAATTATCATCTATCCCATTAGGTAACACTATTACTTTATTGAAAGGTAAAATTTTCATTAATTCGTCTTTTGAACTGGGAGATACGGTCACAATAGGAGTATACCTATAACTTTTCAATGCATTTTTTTCAGCCCAAGCCACATAATATGCCAATGGAAATGGTAATAATTGATATAATGTATGCCCATGCAGATGATGAAAAATCGCTACAATCGGAACATTGTGAATAAATTGCGGAGAAGAAATGCCGATTTTTGAAATATCATCGATAACAATATCAAAAGATTCATGCTGAAAGCGTTGCTGCCAAAGTTTCTTGAACGTATAATGAAATAAAAACGGATGACCCAAGCGCAAAATTTGATATCCATGATATTGATATTCTTCCGGAATTCCAGAAGTTCGCGTAGTAACCAATACAACTTCATGATTTAAGGCCAAATAAGATAATATTTTATCCAAATGAACTTCTGCACCACCGGCTTCAGGATGAAGCGGATCACGCCAATTGGCTGCTAAAATTTTCACAAAACCTCCTAAAAAGAAACACGATAAATACTGAAATTCATACGAATTTCTTTTATTTCGTTGCGTTCAAACGGCGGAATAAGAGGATATTGCCGTACGTAAACATAATCGTAAATAGACACGCCCATAGGAATTAAAAACGTTGCCGCCAACAGAAAATTCCACTCACCAGATGTGAAGCCAAAATTATCGCGTCCGAGATCTGTATTGTAATTGCCTGCAGTCACATTAAGAATATTGATAAAGTTTAAAATATTCTGCATTAAATAAAAACTAACGGGAATCGCCAGAAAAAATACGATATCAGCCCTACGAAAAGTATGTTCTTTGAGATAGAGTTTGGTACGGCTATCTATAATATACTGTTTGGGCAGTTCATAAGTAGGAATAAGCTCATAAGACAGATTAGTAACTTGATCGGATGTAATTCTTTGCGCATTTATAGGCACGATCCATAAAAACACCGTCAACCAGCAAACCAACCAACGCATAAAACACTCCTCCCGATTGTTATAAAAAATTGTAGCACCAACCAGCAAAAAAATCAAACAAAATAGTATTGAAAAATATCAGTAAATAATATATAATAAGCTATTATGAAAAATATTCAAATCACGGAAACAATTTTACGCGATGGCCAACA is a genomic window containing:
- a CDS encoding glycosyltransferase family 4 protein, with the translated sequence MKILAANWRDPLHPEAGGAEVHLDKILSYLALNHEVVLVTTRTSGIPEEYQYHGYQILRLGHPFLFHYTFKKLWQQRFQHESFDIVIDDISKIGISSPQFIHNVPIVAIFHHLHGHTLYQLLPFPLAYYVAWAEKNALKSYRYTPIVTVSPSSKDELMKILPFNKVIVLPNGIDDNFFVNNDKTPGLFCSVGRLTKAKRIDLSIKLFSLVNRQFPYTELVIAGKGKEESHLKQLVKKLNLENKVKFLGFISEAEKIELLSKAEGFLFTTEKEGWGITALEASAARTPVFGFSVAGIKDSVINNKNGFLAPFGDIENLYKYIEIYLSFDVAKKKEIQQSVQLFAKQFDWTSITKQFETILLKTISEFH